The following are from one region of the Salvia hispanica cultivar TCC Black 2014 chromosome 1, UniMelb_Shisp_WGS_1.0, whole genome shotgun sequence genome:
- the LOC125190767 gene encoding receptor-like protein 9DC3 — protein sequence MPKLIYLGLYRNKLIGQIPSSICNLRSLQVLQLSNNHLEGPIPKCVGNLSTSLNVLHLNANKLSGLIPSTFRKNCSIESINLNGNKLKGTLPQTIANCQGLRGIDIGGNEIRGAFPFWMETLPQLRTFILSSNKFNGTMLVTSNTEQPFPKLQVLDVSQNAFVGPLPDRYFKNFRGMINATENQIDEEAAYWFLIFMELKLTLKGLDQLLGRLLTTFTTIDLSSNRFSGSIPPSLGDLNSLRYLNLSHNTLIGHIPPSLGDMRLLESLDLSSNKLDGEIPNELARLTFIGKLNLSMNNLEGKIPQSTQLSTFGNESYVGNVGLCGFPLTRKCAGSDGKPFIPKGGEEDDDDEYGFIDGFGWRNVVLGYGCGFVVGIGIGYMVIRSGRPRWLVEFFFGVGYKYKTKKRRNRAAPTRRGT from the coding sequence ATGCCGAAGTTGATTTATTTAGGACTCTATCGAAACAAATTAATTGGACAAATTCCATCATCAATTTGCAACTTGAGATCGCTTCAAGTTCTCCAATTGTCAAATAATCATTTGGAAGGGCCAATTCCAAAATGTGTGGGAAACTTGAGCACATCTCTAAATGTCCTCCATTTGAATGCAAATAAACTCAGTGGCCTCATCCCATCAACATTCAGAAAGAATTGCAGTATTGAGTCAATCAATCTGAATGGAAACAAATTGAAAGGAACACTACCCCAAACCATAGCCAACTGTCAAGGTCTGCGGGGCATAGACATAGGTGGTAATGAAATACGAGGTGCGTTTCCCTTTTGGATGGAAACACTCCCTCAACTCCGCACCTTCATCTTATCATCAAATAAGTTCAATGGTACTATGTTGGTGACTTCAAACACTGAGCAACCATTTCCAAAGTTGCAAGTGTTGGATGTGTCACAAAATGCGTTTGTTGGTCCTCTACCTGATAGATATTTCAAGAACTTTCGAGGTATGATAAATGCCACGGAAAACCAGATTGATGAAGAAGCAGCATATtggtttttaatatttatggagTTGAAGCTTACATTGAAAGGATTGGATCAGTTATTGGGGCGACTGCTGACAACATTTACAACTATCGACTTGTCCTCCAATAGATTCTCTGGGAGCATTCCACCTTCTCTGGGAGATCTTAACTCTCTTAGATACTTGAATTTGTCTCACAATACCCTCATAGGGCATATACCGCCATCCCTTGGAGATATGAGATTACTCGAGTCATTGGACCTATCTTCAAACAAACTGGATGGAGAAATTCCAAATGAATTGGCAAGGTTGACATTTATTGGAAAGTTGAACCTTTCAATGAATAATCTTGAGGGAAAAATACCACAGTCTACTCAACTTTCCACATTTGGTAACGAATCATATGTGGGAAATGTAGGATTGTGTGGATTTCCATTGACGAGAAAATGTGCAGGGAGTGATGGAAAACCGTTCATTCCTaaaggaggagaagaagatgatgatgatgagtaTGGATTTATAGATGGATTTGGTTGGCGAAATGTGGTGTTGGGGTATGGATGTGGATTTGTagttggaattggaattggttACATGGTTATAAGAAGCGGAAGGCCAAGATGGTTAGTGGAATTCTTTTTTGGAGTTGGTTATAAATATAAGACGAAGAAGAGACGCAACAGAGCTGCACCAACACGAAGGGGAACTTAG